The Solanum pennellii chromosome 11, SPENNV200 sequence CGGGTTACTTGATGGGTTTGGGTTTTGTATTGAGAAACGGCCAGGTCATTGGATTGGGTTTAAAAATCTATGTGAACCAACAAGATTAAGCCATTTGTTTAATTAAATGACTCATCAAATGGCCATGTCAATCTGCTGttaaaaaagacatttttagACCTAAAACGAATTGAGGGTGGTTTTGATCTGATAGATGGAAGAAAGGTACTTTTTAACCATTTATGATATGTTAAGGCCATTTTGACCCTAATCCGTTTTCCTAATAAAGATTTTCCCTGGTTTCCTTAACTATTTCTTCCTTGCACTGCCTGCAAACACCATATATTTACAACTTCATAATTTTCCCGATACTATCGTGCCATTTCACCCTTGATTTCTGTCATATGatccaccccaccccacccccataTCCAAAAGAAAACATCCCTGCGAGCCCAAGTTATAACAAAGCTAAAAATGCATTATGAACAAGGAGAAGTGCAACAAGAGATAGTTGAAACCATCTTCACTTAAGCACCTCCAGCAGGTTGGGGAATAATGCTAACATCTTCCATAATGCCCATAGCTAAGACAGTATCCACATCTCTTTTCCCTTGAAGCATGCTGTAAACCTAAACAAGAGAAATGACATTTGACATTCAAACAAGCACATAGTGGATTTCCCAGGAAGAAATATGgcatataatttgaaaaaattcaatGGAATTGCAAAACCAGCAATTTCAGTTATGCCAATTCACAATTAAGAAGTTATACAAGCAGTAAGTGTAAGTTAGACTATTTTGGTAATTTAATACACTGTTTTAACCTGTCAAGGAGAAACCAATGATTAAGGGCCTCTGTTgcaataaacaaaaagaaaaccaaTGTAAACTTTGTGACTTCTGTTGAGATTATGAAAAGATAAACTACAAAAAGCAAGGGCTTTATGTTGTACAGCAGGCACAATTAAGCAGAAGTTGGAAAAGAAACGGACAGAAGGAGGGTCTGTGCTAAGCAACTATTTCTCTGTTTACActtccaaattaattaaattgcgGGTCAATCAATTTtgcagcaaaaaaaaaaaaggatagcACCTTCCAACAATTTCACACAATCACAGCAACAACATACTCTGTGCAAACCTTACCCTGCCTTTGTAGAGTAGAGAAGTTGTTTTCAATAGACAATTTCACACAATCAGAAGGTGCAAATTGGTAAGGGAAAGAAGGCATATAATTTTTAAagcattatttttttcttcctacGTACGTCCAGATACTGCAATTACCAGCTAATAGCTACAGGATGAACATCCTACTAAAGCTACAGGTTCTGCAGAATGAGAGGAcacaaaacaaacaaacaaaaaagaaaaacataatagGAAATTCACTACTCTTAACATACTTTACCTACTTTAGTTCACTACTCTTACATACTTTAACCTATATATAGAATCACAACACTACTAAGAATGTGTTTCAAATTGTTAAAGTTTCAGGTATTACAAGATGTATattagaacaaaaaataaaaatcaatgttAGCATAGAATAGACTTGTTTAATTATACCTGTCCTTTCTTTGTAGTAAGCTGCCGCAGTATAGTTTCAGGCCTTGTTTTCCCTACAGTTGGCTCACCACTGAGACATGCAAGCAAGTGTAAGAAATTGCTAAGAGTTATTGCATTCACTAAAAGAATAGGTATAAGGAATTTGGGTTCTTACGTCTTATCAAGGAAACGGATGGTTATGTTATTCACCTCTGCTTCAGAAACTTCTAGCCTAATCATACCTCCAGAGAGCATCTCTATACCCGATACCTATAGGACAAGATAACTCTAACTCAGATTTCCCAAATCACAATGTACGGTATTCAAaacgaaaataaataataacaggTTGCATATGTCATAAATAAGTGCTAACCGCTCCGAAAAGACCCCGCTCCATGTACCAACCATTTATAGAGCTTATTATTTCATCTAACCGCTTGATATTAACAATTTTTCCTGCATTCCTTGACACCAAAGTAAGTGCAGGATGGGGTACTTACCAGAATGTAAAATATACGctttataaaatatacttgaaagaaaaaaataaaaagcagAAGCTCATGAATATGTAAAGAAATGACAACAGGGTGTATAGAGAGAGTATAAGGAAGGTGTACCATATCCATCTCGAAAAGAATCCTCTATAAACCTTGCTGGAAGCACGCTTGCTCCTTCACATACCAAACCATGGAACTCTTGATTTGGTTCTACCTTATGCCAAAACGTAATGATATAAGCAATTACACATGGCAAGAAATGAGgaaataatacatttttgtttTATCATCACAACCACTTTTGACTGCAGGGAATACTTTGAAATTTTCTAATTTGATAATACGATCTTTATTTGCTTATTGGAAAGAACTCTTTAGATCTGATTGAACTTTTATCCATGTCAAATACTGGCTGCTGTTGttgaaatttcaattaataATGTGAAATAACACTATTTGAAATTACTACCTTTTCCACCTATGCAGACACAAAAATCTATATCCcaatttgtttttcctttttagctAAAAGAACCAACTTTCACGCAAAATAAGATAAAGAACACCAGCAATTTACTCatattgttcattttactttgATGAGACAATCATTCTGAAGCTTAAGTAGTACTTAGAAACTAATACAACAAAATACTTCTACTTGGGGTCGGCTATATTCCCCTCGATTTGGACAAATATCATTCTAATAACCATAAGAGATCCTTAGGCAGGTTAAAATTTGCAGGTATTATTATTTCACCTTCTACCAgcataaaataaatacacaaattcccttttaatttatacatttattagTTCATATCTCTAAATTGCAAACCAAAcatgttattaattttatacatggATAGCTTACTTCCTGACTAGCTACCAAGCATGGTACATATAAACAACTAAGCTACAGagtataattaattatcttGTAATATCTAACTTAGCCATAGTTAGTTATAGCAGTGTAGTAGTTTGTTAATATAGCAGTTAGTTAGGTAGGTAGAATCATCTCAATCACGTGTATATAATCCTACACACATAAATGAAATGTAAGATAATACAACTCCCATAACTGTTTTCTTTCAATTGCCATTCATGGCTTCTCTGCTTCAGTTCAGTTCAGTATTCACCATTGTTGTGAGTTTTGATAATACAACTTATACAGaaattaattcatgaataaaCTTACCCCTTTACCAAACGAGCTTACTATGTGCGGAAAGAAATGTACCTGGAATACCAAGCGAATACCATCTCTAGTATCCACAGCAACAGGCATGCAAGAGCAGAAGTAGCCACTAGCAACAATCCTATGCACGTCCTCTTGCACCTCTCGCACAGTAAGTGCAGAATTAGGTCGACATGCTTTGAGTGCATTCAACGCCTCACTCTCCAAATCCTTCCTTTCAAGTTCTTCACCATCCTTGTTTCTCACTAATACTtcactaataagaactctctccTCATTCCCACTCCCTGTTTTTGGGCCCGACAACGGAGTCCCATCCAAGTTGCTCTGAGCTAATGCTATTGATGCACAGCAAAGAAGAGGAGTATTTGATAAACTCCATGAAAATGGGTTAATGTTTCTGGGTTTACTTAGAAATTGCAGAATAGCATTTTGTGGGTTGAACTTTTGATGAAATGGGTGTGTGAATTTGGATAAATTTTGTGAAGTTCCACCATTTTGATGAAAAGGGTGTTGGAACTTGGGAAAATTTTGCAGAATTAAGTGTAGATTGGTGAAGAATGGGTTTAGGGTATGGTGGTGTAGAGTAAGGGGAGTGAATTGAGGAAGTTTGATAGAAGATGAAGTGAAGCGTACGTCTTCGTTTTGGTGCATAGTTGAATGTTACAGTAACTCACTAGGGTTTTAGGGATTGAAGAAGAGAGTGATGCCTGCACTCCCTAACATCAAATTATTTTGGTGAAAAGCATCTTCCTTCCTTTATTCTTCTGTTAACTTTCACTAGGAAGTTTTCACcaccttcttttctttttcttttaagtgtatatatatatttttttaagggcTTTCGAATTTACAATCTCAAAATTGAAGGCCgaaaaaatatatgtagaaTTAAAGATTTTTATATTCGTTTAGTAAAGTAATTTACTGTGTAATTACAATATCACTTTAGTAGAGTATTGTTCGTTACTACTAATCTTTAAGTGTTGATGGTAAAATTTAGAGAGTTggtaatatttgaatttgatcaAACTTTTGTCATATTACATGTGGCATTTTCTCACTTGTCTTGAGTACGATAGGAAAGTTAAGTCATCTTGATACATTGCTTGAATTTAGGGTTCAAGATGAAATGGACCTTagacttgaatttttttctttaaaaaaaggtCTACACAATTAGGCAAATATACATCTTAAAAGAGtgatgaaacaaaaaaattatatctaattgATTGTTATGTTTGGAGTAATTCATCTCATTATTTATACACGGTGAGATTTGATTGAGTCCACTTCTATTTGGCTAGTATGTCAAATGGGAATACAAAGGGTGATCCCACATTGATGAGCCTAATATGTCATGTTATTTTAGAGGCCTAATTTGGTGTCACATGTTAAATGATATGGTATGTTAAGTTAATCGAAAAAAGTCAATAGAATCATGTCACAAGTCAAATGACATGACATGGCTAGTCAATCAGAAAGTCAATAAAAATGTGTCATATGTGCATAACTGACATGTTCCAACCCAATCAAATATCGGCATGTCAATTAAATTTGATTGACTAAGGGAAGAGTGTCTTCATCCCTACTCTTTCAATCAACAATTGTAAATAGAAATCCTcataatccaaaaaaaaagacaCTAAAATTCTATGAAGAAGCTAAAAAGAAGCTCAATTTGGTACCACGTGTCAAATGACATAGCATGCTAGGTCAAATTTGTAGCTTTTTGAGAAATCTACGGTGATTAATCCACGAGCTCTTTTTAgcttttaattagaattcttgtaTATTTCTAAATTATGAGAATtcctatttatagttgtagAATGTAAGAGTTGTGATGAGAAAGTATTTTTTGTGTTCAATCATATTTAAGTGAAATGACTATGTTAAATAGGTTGGGATGTGTCATTTGTGCACATGTGGCACATTTTTATTGGTCTTTTGATTTGGCTAGGGATGACATGTCATTTGACGTGTGACATGATTTTGTTGGTTTCTTCGTTCAACTTACCAAGCCATAATATCACATTGAGTCTCTAAAATAAGATGACACATTAGGCTTAACAATGTGGGATCATCATTTATGGTCAAGTTGACCGATTAACCCAATgaaattagacttcaattaaattcatattattagacttattaataaatcaaattatattatgGGAGAATTACCTAACTACACATCTTTGCTTACTCCATTTTCTATTATTCCCTAACATTCtaagaaattacaaaaattcctcTAATCCACAATTTCTATCACTTTTTTGGATATACCACTGTAAGTTAACAACTCaagattttgtttcttttttcacGCTTAAAATCATTCTATGATATCACCAATTGTCTTCATCACTCTATttatgaatttcaaattttttctctttcaagatttatAATTGCAAGTTACTAAAGAGGTggttcttcttcattttctacttcattcactttttttctttccactTCATTGGGTATcgaattttatataattttctttagcTTTTTCATCTACAAATTTAATCGAAGAATGATGCgtcttcaatttcaaaattgattGTGAATAAAAGGTccaaaaaagacaaaaaaaatgttgaaatattGGTGGCTCCAATAAAAACTTTGGGGCGAAATGCATGGATGACGTCATTGTTAAAAGTGGAAAAAAAAGGTACGAAAACTGATGCAGagcaaaagatttttttttttactttcatcAGATTAGATGttgacttcttctttttttttttggttgttcatttttttctaatacatATGGGTTTAGTTTTTAAATGTATCTGGctagttatttttgtttcttaaaataatGTACAATGTATTTGTTTTAACATGAGGATACAATACAATTTTATCAAGAGTTATTGGTGTCTTTGGTAAGGATTTTGGGTCGTGATCAATGAGTAACACCATTGTTCAAAGTGAAATAAAGCTACAATAGTTGATACAGAGCAAAGGAGAAAGTGCGGAaggattattttttaatttttttgtttttagcatatcaaattgttaaaaaaaattaattttttgttgcttTCACTAGATCTTTTAAGTTGattttgattcttaaattaATGTACAATTCGTTCGTTCCACCTTTATGATATATTACAATCTTATCATGTACAATATATCGTTTTCAAGTATTAGTTTTGATATATAACCCTAATTTATTGAAACACAAATTAGTATGTATCATGTTCATAGTTATGTATTGGATTCACAACTATTACAAATTTCGTTATCTTTTATTATTGACACATACACTTTGCCTTATTCAACTATTAGAAGACTATATATCTATAGACGCTATTCAAATATTACCACTCATACATAAACACTAATGTTttataacaaaatcaatttgtaTCATACTCATAGTCGTGCATATGACATATAacaaagttatatatataacatatagttATGTATCAGATGTTGTTAAGTATCTTCAAcaatgttttataaataaataattgtatatcatattcatagtttctttatatgatacataactatataaaattatcgacttctttttaatttgttaaaatttggGAGAgattagagaaaataaattttgaattgtttgaaCTTGTTATTTGAAAGAGATTGACATCAATTTGACTTGCATGATTTGGGGAATtgacatttaattttatatttaatttcatttttaatctcaACAAACCAAGTGTATAGTGTATCAAATGTGGTGTATCCGGACGAATCAAATGTATCTAGATGACAAcaatttcaattgatttttgtaaattgaaaaaaaaatagaaaaaatatgtaatttgcTCCTTACACTatgaaatttctaaaattcTTACGATGCATATACTGAGTTTTGATATTGTGCGTTGCACGCTTATCTAAAATGCTTAACATAAATTTTGTGTTATAAATAATATGTTTCatatattattgacttaatttctttatgctataaaataaaaatcaagaacaaaaaaagttgTGTAAGTTAAGGTTGGTAATCTTGCAAACTTGGTGTTATATAAAATCAAACACATGAATatcagaaaaagaaaagaaaagagagagacgAAATGATTAAATAGTAATCTAGTTATTGCAacacataaaaatgaaaaagccCAAATACATATGCAGGTCCCTAaagttttttagtttttttcccAGGTACCTCAACTAACCCGGATTCCTATTGAATCCTTGAATTCCCAACAAtttgatccttttaaatattattgGCTGATTTGGAGCCAAATttcaacaaattatttttggttATTGGGCGCATGAGATGAACCTTCCCCACGTGGAAATTTCGACCAATATACTTCAATCCAATTACACATCAATGCCACATATTAAATCCTCAAACCTAAAAACCAATCCCCCCAAAACACTTCTAACCCGATTCTAGACGAGAAAACCCTAAGAATCACTCTCTTTCAATGACTTTTACAGCTAAAATTCTAGATTTTAAAGTGATTTCGAGTATTTTGTTGAAGGAATCATTGAAGATTGCAGACGATTTTGGAGTTCAATCACGATTTTCGAGTTGACGAGTGTTAGGTAAGTTCACTCCCtaatttctatataatttttatagtgGTGTGCTGTTAATATCTGTGTTTGGCCTGtgttttttattgatatatattgGATTTTAGTATtaatgtggttgttgttgttaatattTGGATAAAGTTAgaattttttggtttttattgTTCATAACGTGTCAGAAAATTTTGGAGCCTTGTTTCAGGGAATCTTATGGACGCCGTTATTATAACTTGTTTTTATCATGGTGGTTAGTTTATTCAGGACAAAAATGGAATTACTTATAAAGGGGAAAACGAGGTGGAATATGTTAATATCGACAAGGATCACTTCTTAATAATTGAGTTACTTTTTTACACTAAATAATTAGGGTATATTACTGTTGGTGGGTTATGTGTTAAAGACCCCACAGAAAATGGCTTTATTGAGGTGGACACTAATTTCACTTTACTAAATCTTATCAAAGACCTAAAGGATGGTGACTTTTTTAGATCTTTATGTGAAGCATGTGGTGGATGATGTAGAAATGGTCACAACTGGTTTGCTTTGTGGGTCTGTAGTTGAAGAAGATTTAGAAGATATAAATATGACTGCAAGTGAAGGGTTGAATCATGAGGCTGAATCTGAAAATATTAATGTGGAAGTTAAGACAGGGATATATCAGATCTAGAAGTGGAATGGACTGAATCAAATCAAGAAAGCAGTGATGACTCTCAAGAGGATGTTATTCCTGATGTGGATGACTCTGAGGTTGATGATGAGATCTCTTAGAAATGAAAGgagaaacaaaatgaaaaagaaaaaacctaCTCAAACTGAGGAAATAAAGTTTCGAATACCTGGTATTGATAGTGGCTTTGAAGACATAGGAAAGAATAAGACTGCTAGATACACTGGAAGACTAGGGGGTGATGagcaatatatatatagctcAGAATTGGAAAGTGAAGACAACAAGGATGAATTGGATCCAGAATTTGTAAAGGGTGTTGATTtaccaaaaagaagaaaaagtaaaaaggtaAGATTTGATCCTTATTGTGTTCTAGCAATTTTTTTAGCTTGGTATGGTATTTGAAAGTGCTGAACAATTTACAAAAGTTATTGCAGACTATTCTTGTGAATATAAAACTAGGTTAAAGTTGAAGCCTAATGACAAAAAAAGAGTTAGAGTTAGATGTGAGGACAAGAAATGTAAATGGTTGTTGTTTGCTAGTATAGATAAGGATTCTGATGATTTTATTGTCAAAAATTATTATGATGTGCATGTATGTCCTCAATCAACCAAGAACAAGTTGTGTACATCTAAGTTTGTTGCAGAaaagttcaaggatgaaatTACATGTCCACCATATATAAGATTATGGAAAATTCAGGAATTGGtgagaaaaaaatttaggtTGTATGTTGGAAGAACTATTTGTCATAGGGCAAAAAAGAGGATTATCAAGGAGTTCTTAGGTGATTGGAAGATGAAATTTTTAAGATTGTGTGATTATGCAAACATGATTAAGCATACTAATCCTGGTACTTCCTATTGGGTGAGGACAGATAGAGAGTCTCAGCCAGGAAAAACTTTGTTTGTTACTTCTATGTTTGCTTTGATGCATTGAAGATGGGCTGGTTGGAAGGATGCAGAAAAATTAATGGTTTTGATGGATGCTTTCTAAATGGTTCTTGCAAGGGAGAATTGTTGATTGTTGTTGGTAGAAATGGAAATTAACAGATGTTTCCAATCGCATGGGATGTTGTTGACACAGAGACAAAACACAGTTGGAGTTTTTTTTAAGTACTTGATAGAAGATCTAAACTTAGTCACAGGACATGGACTGATTGTTATGTCAGATATGCAGAAGGTTAGATGGTTTTTGTATTGTAGCttgatcttttattttttattttcttgtgttgCTAATACGTTTTAATGTTTGTGCTACAACTGTTTATATAGGGCCTTGTACCAGCTTTATGTGAGTTGCTACCAGATAGTGAGCAGAGGAGGTGTGCTAGACATATCTGGTCCAACTGGCATCAATTAAGGAGTGgtgaagaaagaaggaaacaatTATGGAGATGTGCTAAGTCATGTTTTGAAGTGAAATTTGAAGATGAGATGGATAAACTCAACAAATTAGGTAATAAAATTTGTGAGGACTTGTTGCATTATGAAAAAAACTACTTGGGGCAAAGCATATTTTAAAGAGCATTCTAAGTGTGACATTGTTAAAAACAATGtgtgaaatttttaattcttgGATACTAGTTGCTAGACATAAGGCTATCATAACTATGTTAGAGAAGATTAGGCACAAAATAATGGAGAGAAATATTGCAATGAGGCAATTGTTGAAACTTGAATCTCAGATCTCTTTTATGGCTAGATTAGTACTTGAAGAGAACAAAGATCTTGCTAGATTTTGTGAAGTTAGATTCAATGGTGATATTGGGTATGAAACCTTAGATGGTCAGTACACACATATTGTTGATATAAGGAAGAAGACATGTACATATAGAACATGGCAATTGAGGGGCATACAATTTCAACACGTTGTGCTTGCATATCAGCACAAAGGCATAGAACCTGAACATGAAGTGGTACATTGGTATAGGAAAAAGTATGGAAAGTTgtccaaagaggagaaaaatgaCCTGCTCCCTGTGTCATCAAGTAGGCCACAACAAAAAAGCTTGTCCAACATTGGTAAGTTATTATTCTCTTCTAATACATCTACAATAAGCTTCAATTATTTGCAataatcaattattattattgtattaatagGCTAGGATGGACAACCTGGAGGCTACCCAAACAGGCAACCAAGCTCAAGCCAGCACCAATGTTTAACCAACCATCAAGCTCAAGCCAGCCACCATTGTTTAGCCAACCATCAAGCTCAAGCCAGCACCACTTTTTAGTGGACCATCAAGTTCAAGTCAGCCACCATTGTTTAGCCAACCATCAAACTCAAGCTAGCCACCACTTTTTAGTAGACCATCAAGCTCAAGTCAGCCACCAGTATTCAATCATTAAGACAGTTCTATATGTGTTTGATTCTTCAGTTGTTAGAAGAAAGCAACAACTTGCTAAAAGCAGAGGCACATGCAGAGGAACTGGAAGAGGCACTAATAGAGGCACTGGGAGAGAACTGGCAGAGGAACTGGAAGAGGCACTGGTAGAGGGATTGGAGGTGTATCAAGTCAGCAACCTGATCAACCAAGGGTTGTGGAAGCTTCAATATCAACAGGAAGACAAAAGAGGACCAAGACTATAGGATTTGACATC is a genomic window containing:
- the LOC107004809 gene encoding outer envelope protein 80, chloroplastic-like — protein: MHQNEDVRFTSSSIKLPQFTPLTLHHHTLNPFFTNLHLILQNFPKFQHPFHQNGGTSQNLSKFTHPFHQKFNPQNAILQFLSKPRNINPFSWSLSNTPLLCCASIALAQSNLDGTPLSGPKTGSGNEERVLISEVLVRNKDGEELERKDLESEALNALKACRPNSALTVREVQEDVHRIVASGYFCSCMPVAVDTRDGIRLVFQVEPNQEFHGLVCEGASVLPARFIEDSFRDGYGKIVNIKRLDEIISSINGWYMERGLFGAVSGIEMLSGGMIRLEVSEAEVNNITIRFLDKTGEPTVGKTRPETILRQLTTKKGQVYSMLQGKRDVDTVLAMGIMEDVSIIPQPAGDTGKVDLVMNVVERKSGGGISAGGGISSGITGGPLAGLIGSCAIYHKNLFGRNQKLNLSLERGQIDSIFRINYTDPWIEGDDKRTSRSIMIQNSRTPGTLVHNHPGGSLTIGRVTAGIEYSRPFRPKWNGTAGIIFQRAGARDDKGNPIIRDYYSSPLTASGNTHDDMLLAKLETVYTGSGDPGSSVFVFNMDQGLPVWSEWLVFNRVNARARKGLVLGPMRLLLSFSGGHVVGNFPPHEAFVLGGTNSVRGYEEGTVGSGRSYAVGCGEISFPLMGPLEGAVFADYGTDLGSGPSVPGDPAGARLKPGSGYGCGVGIRVESPLGPLRLEYAFNDQRTGRFHFGVGLRN